cagcactgatgataaaacatctagattaatggtgaaaagattctccacagtgagggacacccagagagaggttcacagagttatgtggagaagagaagagggaggagggagatagaggtgaccaggagcagaagagggggagtcaaaaggagagagacagatccagccagtaatcagttccctaagtgttcttcacagcctggaacacccaaagaCATTCATAGAGtttggtagagaagagaagggggagggaggagatagaagtgacctgggggagaaaaaagagagtcaagagaagagagaacaatcaagccagtaatcacactcctaagtaaaaatgggtaccaaagattggattcttaaaggtacagaattgataacaaataccaaaaagcaaagattaaaaatctagagtagaggttagactctcaaaaatacaatattaaaaaaaatcataaaaattatttttaaaaatgcatcaaatttgctttaaaaatggggtcttttttgcaaggtaatagttataaaaacaaaaattaaaggaataataaagaactttaaaattttaaaaattaaaaattaggaaatgataatagtaaaatatatataggaatttctctggagctgttgaggacagtgtggggtcactttagtttcagatagttccttgttccagcttatacttctcaaggccccttccaatgtagtcaatgtcaactacagggttttaatctgttgcacctgtcacttccaaagcagttccctgttctttgtttattttagcttcctctgtttgcaagtctcttcagtgtctaatttccaccctgacacaagggggtgaaggtggtcacttatttagtcTCACTTGTTCAggtgtgctgtggggagggaggaacactgtgTGTGGAGAGAGCTCgtagtgtatggaccacactcggtttgccccagctcatggcatgtgtgctttcccggtctacactgctcaggctccaggttgttcTGCAGGGGAACCATCTAaagcgggccctgggttgcatgcacttcccaggtctaagccgctcaggttcaggttttcaggtactccacaaaggcacagacttggttaggcctgcgttttgtgcccttcccaggtctgagcagctcaggcgtccaggtgcttggtgagcacactcTCCCAGGTGGGCTGTGCGTCTTATCACCTCCGCGGTCCCAACcccttggtttcctgggtgcacaGTGAGAGCgccgtctcaggtgtgccatgggGAACTGATCTCTGAGTGTGaacctcctggcagatgtcaaccatccaggatcccaggaaaacttggttagcaactgggagcctgctcacagtttagtggaggatgccatctctggggccgagaCTGCCCCTCACTTTCTGGGTCTGGCTGTTGCCCActtgcctccctgcctccagcggGGGAGGGACTGGTCTGCAgttggctagctctcctctggtgttcactcaatcctttgttctgtgaacgGGCCAGGCTGTGCCTTAGAGCTTTTtgcaggaaagttctctctctctttctatctctctctctggcaatcccacagtttgggttgctatctcatgttagctccctcagattgtcctcagggcaatCAGGCCCcatccttaccctaagcatgcagcCACGCCTCCTTGttcagcccctgctcgctgctgGTGGAtgcgagcatctgggctacttcttcTCTGGGAGGTGCGGTTAGGTGCCTAATCtgtggggtatttttttttttcctcccagtcaTGTTGCCCTCTGGGATTCCAAAACTCCCCCACAGACTCcccggtgagagggtttcctggtgcttggaaacttctccttcatGACTTCCTTCCCGgaatgggtctccatccctaactcttttgtctctctttttatcttttatattttatcctacctcctttcaatgagaatgggctgcctttctaggtgcctggtgtcctctgccagttcagaagttgttttgtggaatttgctcagtgttcaaatgatttttcgatgaatttgtgggggagaaaatggtctCCCGGTCCTATTCCTCAGCCATCTTAGGACTgtcctgaatgttgaattttaagccagctttttcactctcctatttcaccttcattaagaggctctttagttcttcttcgctttctgccataaggatggtgtcatctgcatatctgaggttattgatatttctcccagcagtcttgattccagcttgtgcttcatccagcctggcttttcacatgatgtactctgcatataaactaaataagcagggtgacaatatacagccttgatgtattcctttcccaatttgaaaccagtccgttGCCCCATGCCCAGTtctgtctgtttcttcttgacctgtatacaggtttcacaggaggcaagtaaggtggtctgatattcccatctcttgaagaattttccagtttgttgtgatccacacagtcaaaggctttactgtagtcaatgaagcagaagtaagatATAGATCAATTAAAAGAGGGGATGAAGTGGAATCATATTAAATTCTCAAATaaaagcagagaaggcagaaaaagtGGAGGAAATgtagaataaatgaaacaaatagaaaacagttacaaatatattaatagtaaacattaatccaactatatcaacaatcactttaaatgtgaatGATCTATATATACAAGTTAAAAGACACAGATAGACAAAGTGATATAAAACAATATTCAATCACATTTTGTCTacaagaaattcattttaaagataaaaattcagGTAGGCTAAAAGTAAAGatatggaaaaaattttttttgtttggtttttgtttttgactcTAGGACAAGGAAGTCATTAGGGATACAGAGAGGCATAACATAGTGAAAAATAAGtcaattttctaagaaaatatagaaatgttAAATGCATATGCAACTAAAAACAAAGTATcagaatatatgaagcaaaatctGATAGAGATTAAAGGAGAAATAGGCAAATCTACTTTTTTATTTGGAGACTTCACTACCACTCTGGAAGTAATTGATAGATCAAAAAGGCAGAAAATCAGTAGAAAAACAGGTGACTTGAAGCGCACTATCAATCAACTCGATCTACTTGACATTTATGAAATACTCCATccaacaacaacagaatataTATTACTCTCAAGTGACATAAAACATTTATCAAGATAGAACAAATTCAGAACCATTAAACATAcctaaaagaatagaaattataCTAAGTTTGTTCACAAACCGCAGTGGAATTAAACTGAAAATCAGTAACAAGAAGGTAGTTAGAGTATCtctgaaatatttagaaatgaaataacatacttctaaataatttgTAAGTTAAAGAGAAAAGCccaaagagatttaaaatatatattttaacctaaataaaaatggaagtatAACTTAAcaaaactgtaaagaaagcagagagaaaaatagagtaaaaaaaaaaatcaatgaaattgaaaacaggaaaacaatagataacATCAAGGAAACACAAAATTGGTTTTTtggaaagatcaataaaattaataaacttctAGTTGGGCTAGCcaagagaaaagaagacagaattacaaatatcagaaatgaagtaggaagcatcacttctGATTCCATGGACATTAAAAGGGAAATAATGAAATACATTCACATGTATTCTACACCTGGCAAAGCTctccttcagaaatgaagaagCAATATAGACTTTCTCAGACCAAAAAAAGGTGAGGGAGCTCATCACCACTAGACCTGCCTTACAAGAAATAGTAAAGGCAGTTCTTCAAGTTGAAATGATATAAtcatatacacagaaaactgtaaaacctcagcaacaacaacaaaactgttaGAAATAATGAacgaattcagtaaagttgttcCAGGACGACAGGCTTGGGTGGCTGTCTTCCACAGTTGATTTGATATGGACAGACTCTGGCCCACAGAGGGAGAAGGCTAACTTAGTGATAGGAGTCAAGGTGATGATCCTAAGAGAGGACTAAAAACTCCCACCACAGAAAAAAACTGGTCCCCAGGCCCATCCTACCCCAGCTGTTAGCCTTGGGAGACCTTGGGAGATAGTCAGATGTGGCAGACTCTTGCCTTCCACCAGCAAAAGAGATAAATTTACATGGAGGTGAGGGCTTTGATCTGAGGGAGCACTCAGGTCAACCAAGGAAGGACTCCCAGACCCTGCCAGTACCCTTATGGAGGGCTGAATTATCTGCCCATCCCAAACAGAGGGTTCCCACAGAAACATACCCAAGACCCCAAGCAGGAATGTCAGGAAAAGGTGCCACCACCCTACCCATTTAATTTCTGCAATAGGCATCTTGGGCAAGAAGGGCCTTCTGAAGGCAGGGGATGCAGGCCTAGGAGAAGATGAGGGTGACCCCAACCCAGAACACACAGGGAGCCATACAGAGCCCCCTGACCCTGCAATCAGCTCTGATGAACCCCCACACAAGTCTGTCAGGTGGAGGctcccctttcctcccttcttgGGGAGGGAAGGCTCCTTATCTGAAGGGTGAGGCATCAGGTGGACCCAGGCAGGGCGCTCACAGAGTGCCGCGGTCAAGGTGAAACCTGTGGGGTTTTCCCGGCAAGGTGCCTCTGAGGGGCAGCAGACGAAGAAGTCCAGGCCCCGCCAGAGGTTAGTTGGATTCAAAGTGAGTATTCAGAGCGAGGAGAGCAGGCCCGCTCAGCCCCTGGCTCTGGCATGCTCTGCCCCTGCCTTCGTCCCTGGGAGACCTCAGGCAAGGGTTCTGGATGTGTCTCAACTTCCACCCCAGGGAACTGAGGCACAGTGGCATTGTCGGTGGGGGACTCAGGGTGGGAGACGTGGAGGTAAGGATGCAGAGGATCCTGCCCTGTGAGGCTGAGAGGAACTCCATGGGGACCCAGGGGCCCATGATGCCCTAGCTCCCAGGGCTAGGGAGTGCTGCACCCCTCTTTGTCTTCTGACTTCTGTCTCTGGCACCTCAGGGCAATGGTGGTTGCAGGATGAAGGAACGGTGGGCTCCAGGTGGGCTGAGAGGTCGAGGAGACCCAGAGAGACCTGCTCTTGTCTACCGTCAGAGGCCCAGGGAGGCACCTCCATCCTCCAGACACCTCCCCACTCCCCGGCGGCTCAGACATGGTGGTCTTCGCCCCACAGAAACCCTCTCTAGTCCGAGGAAAGGAGTGTTTCTACCCGACAGGAACCCCGACGCAGAGAGAGTTGTGCAGACACTGCCCTGTCCCTGCTGCCggccccagagaccccacaggcCTGTCTGGCAGATTCTTGGCCTCTGGCCTTTTCCGTAGTCCCTGTGAGGTGGCTGCCGTGGTCTGAGAGGTTCACCCTCCGGTCAGCAGAGGGAGGAGCCCCAGCCTTAGCAGGAGTGGAGACAAGGACTCCAAAGGTAGGAGAGGGAAGCCCTTCCACTGTGGAGAGATGGATCTCCGGCCTCGTCCCATTCCTGCCATCAGCCACAGTAGACTCCCAAATAGGGTTGCTTCAGTGCCCTGTGCTGCCCACCCCGCTACCCTGGCTCCGCTCCCTTGTCTGGTCTCTGGGAGGCAGAGCTTGGGCCTCAAGGGTGCAGCTGCAGGTGAGAAGGGGAAGAATGCACCCCCCCCCATCTGCTGGTTTTGCAAAGCTCAGTGCAGCAGAGGGATGAGTCTCAGGCTCTGCCAGGGGTTTACTGGAGGAGTGGACCCGCTACTGAAGAACGGATGGggcccacgcctccctgcccctgctctcAGCCATCAGGGACCCAGGGTGTGTGGTTGAGTGTGGTGCCCCTTCACTTTCTCCTCTGCTGTCTCAGGGAAGTGAGACCTTAGTTTCAGGAGGGTTACCTCATGTCAGCAGAGGGAGGAGTTACAAGTCTCAACATAAGGACTCCCGTGAACCCCCTGTTACAGGAGAGTTGGCTCCCCAGAGTTAATCCAGCTCTTATGTCACCCCAGGGAGGCTCTGGGCAGGTGTGGCCAAATGTGGCACCTCCCTCACTTCCTCCTCTTGGTCTGAGGAATGTGAACTATTGTTCTGAGAGTTTTGTCTCAGAGCAGCAGAGGGGTGGGTGCAGGCCTGCCTGGACAGGAGAAAGATGAGGCCTCTCAGTTGGCATTAATGGGACCATCCACCTTGGAACAGTGAAGACATCACAAAGTCTGGCCTTCCCCGTCCTGTCAGCACTCTGAGTTGGGGGCAGGACTGTAATTGCAGCTGCAGCCTGAGGTGTCCCTTAGCTCCTCTTATAGGGATTCACATCATCCTGGGGGTGAGGACCATGGTCTGAAATGTGTGTCCTCAGGTAAGCTGAGCAGAAGAAGCCCAGACAGGGCCAGGAGTCAGTCAAGGTGATGTCCCTGAATGTCTGCCACACCAGAACAGAGGGGACACCACAGTGCCCAACCTTGCACACTCTGCTGTCTTGCCTGGAATCTGCAGGCTAAGCCGGCTGGTTGCACCCTGAGGAGCTTTCTTGGGATTCTTAGGGCACAGATCAGTCAGGAAGACAGGAGACCACACCCCTACCCAGAGCACTATCTAAGGGAAGATCTGTTAAGATAGCCTTGGTCAGAGCTGACAGGGTTGAGTTTCTCAcactcttcctctcttcctcagaTCAATTAGCTCTAATCACCACCTCCTGCCTACGCCTCTGCCTGCCACCCTCAACAGCATCACCATGCCTCACAGTCAGAAGAGTCAGAGCCACAAGCTTCAAGTAGGCCTTCAGGCTGAAAAAGAGGCTCAGGGCCTGGTGGGTTCACAGGTTCCTGTAGCTGAGGAGAAGAAGGCCACTGCCTCCTTGCTCTCTTCTTTGATCCAAGGCACCCCAGAGGTTGTGCCTACTGCTGGGGCACAGAGTGTTCCCCAGAGTTCTCAGGGGGCCTGCTTCTCCTCCACTACCATCGAAGCCATTCCACTGAGCAAATCAAATGAGGGCAGCAGCCAAGAAGAGAGTCCAAGCAGCTTCCAGGCTCCCATGTTCTTGCTCAGTGATGTGCTAAACAAGAAGTTGGCTCAATTGGTACAGTTGATGAGGGTCAAATATGTAACAAAGGAGCCCGTCacaaaggcagaaatactggagaatGTCATGAAAGAGCATGAGGATCACTTCCCTGTGATCTTCAGCAAAGCCTGTGAATGCATGGAGATTGTCTTCGGCATTGAAGCAAAGGAAGTGGACCCAACCAGCCACTCCTATGTGCTCCAGAAGACACTAGGTCTCACCTACGATGGGATGCTGAATGACGGCCAGAGCATGCCCAAGACCGGCTTCCTGATATATATCCTTGGTGTGATCTTCATGGAGGGCAACCGTGCTACTGAGGAGAGAATCTGGAAAGTGCTAAATATGATTGGGGTGTGTGCTGGGCAGAAGGATTTCATCTACGGGGAGCCCAAGAAGCTCATCACCAAAGATTTGGTGGAGGAAAAGTATCTGGAGTACCATCAGGTGCCCAACAGTGATCCTCCATGCTATGAATTCCAGTGGGGTCCAAGGGCCCATGCTGAAACCAGCAAGATGAAAATCCTGAAGTTTTTTTCCAAGGTCAATGGGGTTGACCCCACTTCCTTCCCATACTGGTATGAGGAAGCTTTGagagatgagaaagagagagCTGCCGCTGGGGATGCTAATTCTGCCATGGCCAGCGTCTAGGTTCATAAATGACATTGGTCACATACTTATTGTCCTCTGTCCAATTTTAGAATAAGTATTTTTCTATTCTGTTAAACCTGGCATTGGAATAGGAATTTCCTTAGAAACCTGCAAAAGCCCAACAGTAAAATAGATGggatcaagaaacaagaaaaacatgtaaAAGGCAGTTATCCTAAGAATCCTATATCTCTTTTTGTCTGCTGTTTTGTAAAGTTAAAGATATACACTTAGATTTGCTTGGCTAATTAAACAATGTATGAGAAGTTAAATTCTAATAAATAAGAGTCCTGGCTCACTGGCTTATTTATGCTTATAGGTGGGTCTTAGAGGTGAAAGAAAAGCCTAGAATGGAAAATTGCCCCGGCAGTTCCTCTGGGATCACGGAGAAACAGAGCCCACTCTCcacctggagaaggtgtggaagaTGTCCTGCCCTCTGTCGCCACACCACTAAATACAGTGTACAAACTCGGTGTTCTGTACACATCACCTAAAAGGATTTCCTGAGAAAAGGCTGATATTTCTTTGAAGCAGTGCCCATAGGCTGGCACTTTTTCCATACTGGGAGAAACAGAGCCCATGGCACTGAAAAgacatttaattattaataagttATCATTAGTGTAATTTGGCCAACCCTAAGCAAGGGCTAGATCTTTGCTAGGGGTGAAATGGATGAAAATAGTCCTTTGGATGGAAGAGCCgttgggaggaaggaaagggttaGTCCTTGACTCAAATTCTGGGGGTTTTGAGTTGCATTCAGCTGGGGAAGACCTCCTAATATCCAAATTAAAGATTATACCTACTATCAAGGAAAATTTACTGAGTTTTGTTTACAAAGCAACATTTGAGGCTCACTTGTTTTATGTCTTAGAGTGTTGTATATTCTCTGAGATGCCATGGAGCGCACTCATGAGCGtgagcgcgcgcgcgcacacacacacacacacacacaatcccagGAGAATGATAGAGTTTAGGGTCAAAATCATATTagaattactgttattattaaagGTCCATTAAATGCCAGGCCATGTGCTTGACAGTCCCACAAGTCAGGGCTTGTTAAACCCACTTCACAAATGAAGAACCTAAGGCTCATATTGGCCACTTGTCCATGGACCCAGTATCACATATCCagtaagtgaaaaagctgggACTGGATTCCTGGTCTGAATTCACTGAGATCCAGGCTCTCTCCACTCCTCCTAGCCTGAGGCAGACCTTTTGTCTCTTAGTTCATTTCTCTTCCCAGTACTGCATCATGGCAACAGAAAGAAGGGCCCTGTGGCCAAGGTACTAAAAGCAGGACTAAAGAAGGTGATGATGAGAATTAAACTGGATTTCTGGATTGTGTGTTGCCTTAATTTACCTCTGGTCCTTGTGCCTGAGCCCCAGGGCTCCTTGAAAGCTGACTGTGCCTAGGTGCTGACACTTTGTCCTGGGGTCTGGCACTTTCTTGCATTACACACCCTTCCAGTGGTCTTCCTTCATGTGCACTTATGTCCAACTCTGGAATGTGGCCTGCTAATCAGCTTATCACGTCCTCTTCTCTGAAGACTGTGCCCTGCTCCCAGTGGAACAGCCCCAAATATATCAACATTATTGTAATTTGTGTCTCCCCTTTTCTCATTAGGTTAAGCAGAAAATCAATTTAATTTCTCACCCATATAAAGACGGATTTAGGCAGTGAAGTCCTGAGTAAAGGGATTCCTCAGGGCAGGATTTAATGTCAGCAGGACCTTTCCCCTTTGTTTCAAGAAGCAAGCAATGAGCTAGAATGACCAGGAGCCAGGGATAAAGATTAGACAGGACACAATCAGTCAGTGAGCGTCGTTGAGAGCATCCTGGCAAGAGCAATTGCCAGAGTCCAGAAAATAGACCACCTACAAAACCAAGTCAGAAGAGGCCCAGGCAGGCTGGTGGGGCTCTCTGAGCCCGGGAACCTGGGTGGGTGGTACTGAATGCCTTGTAAGAATAGGCTggacactgtttacaatagccagggcatggaagcaacctagatgtccatcggcagatgaatggataagaaagctgtgctacgtatacacaatggaatattaatcagctattaaaaagactgaatttgaatcagttctcatgaggtggatgaaaccagagcctattatacagagtgaagtaagtcagaaagaaaaacaccaatacagtatactaacgcatatatatggaacttagaaagatggtaacgatgaccctatatgcgggatagcaaaagagacacagatgtaaagaacagacttttggactctgtgggagaaggcaaggctgggatgatttgagagaatagcattgaaacatgcatattatcatatgtgaaatagatcgccagtccaggttcaatgcatgagacagggtgctcagggctggtgcactgggatgacccagaggaatggaatcaggaaggaggtgggaggagggttctgggtggggaacacatgtacactcatggctgattcatgtcaatgtatggcaaaaaccactacaatattgtaaagtaattagcctccaattaaaattaattaattaatttaaaaaaaaagaataggctgGGGAATTGGCATTTGTGACCAGCTGGAAGTCTCAGTGTGGTCTGAGTGGGTAAGTCAATTGGAGGAGTGGACCAGCCATGTACCAGACACCACCCGTTCACTTCCCCACCACCCATTGTGTCCTGTTGGAAAGAGCACAGCTGCTACCCTCCATCATTTGGATGAGCTACGTTTCTTGACACCTCTAGGGGTGCAGGGCACCCTTGCCAGTGTCCCTGGGCTGGAAGCTGTCTTGATGCCTGCTGGAGGCTGGGGTGTTGCTCTTGTGTAGAGTGGACCCCTCCATAGAAGCTAGGGCTATGTGAGTGAGTGGGGTTGGGGACCGACATCTACCAGTTGAGACAGGCCAGGGGCACCTGTGAAGAGTGGAAGGCGATGCACAGTCACAAGGAGAGGGCAAATGGAGAGGCAATCCTTGGGACTAATCACCTCAGAGACTCTTTGGCTAAAGGGCTAGGCATGGGCACGCATTGAAAAATGATCCAGATGTTGTCCCTGCCTCAGGCTGCCTCCCTTGTTTTCTGAGCTATTGGGACACTAGAAGGTGGGTGTCCTGCAGCTATGACTGCTGGTCTTCATTGCCACCAGGTTGTCCAGGACAGAGGATTGGCCTGCATTATCTACCCAGGTGTAAACTGGGGCACTGTAGGACTTAATTCACTTGCTTTCCATTTCTTAGAGATCAGTGTCCTTCATGACCTGATGTCCAATAAATTGAAAGTTTTTTCTTATTTGGATTTTTAGGTATATCAGGTATGAGTTCCATTCCTCTCATTCCACTGTGGCCAGAAGCAGAAGTTCTATAATCCAAATTTAAAGTCTAAATTATCAAGGCATGACAAATGTCCTCGAATTTCAGTCTTATTCACATTATAACTAGTATTGAAAGGCTATGGGGCACATTTATGTTAATACAGACATACATTCGACTAGGAGAATATACAGCAAAATGTCAGCAATGTATTTctctactgttgttcagttgctcagtcgtgtccaactctttgcaaccccatggactgcagcacagcaggcttccctgtccttcagtatctcccggagtttcctcagactcatgtccattgagtcagtgatgccatccaaccatcttaacttccttcatccccttctcctcctgccctcaatctttcccagcatcagagacttttctaatgagctggctgtttgcatcaaatggccaaagtattggagcttcagtattagcatcagtccttccaatgaatattcagggttgatttcctttaggattgactggtttgatctccttgcagtccaagggactctcaagagtcttctccaactccacaattcaaaagcatcagttcttcggtgctcagccttctttgtggtccaactctcacatcagcacatgactactggaaagaccatagctttgactatgtggacatttgtcagcaaagttgatgtctcagctttttaataccctgtctagttttgtcatagctttccttccaggagcaagcgtcttttaatttcatggcttcagtcactgtctgcagtgattttggagcccaagaaaataaaatctgtcactgcttccactttttccccttctatttgccatgaagtgatgggaccgaatgccattatcctagtgttttgaatgttcagttttaaaccggctttttcactctcctctttaaccctcagcaagaggctctttagtttctctactAGTGGAAATATAAgtgatttctatattttcttattcatggttttaaaattttccaacattttggaaatatatatgaattacctttataactataaatattttaaatctgattttgactgccaaaaataaatacatatcctTTAGATGGTTTGTTTGCAAAAAAATTGATCAACCTCTTGCTGAATTCTACCCAGCCTCTGGCTTGCCTACTGCTTGTTTgactagaaagaaaaagaaatgcaatccaATTAGTAAGCTATGTGTAGCCATCCAACTTCCCTCACATTTTCAAAGACAGTGCTGCATAGATAAGAATCCATCTCCTTTTTAAAGCCTTCTCTCCAGAAAAAGTATTAACTtgtatttcaaaaagtaaaattacattTACATCTAAATCATATTCTCCATGATATGATTGGATCCAATATTTATACAAAGGAGAGTATATGGGCAATTTGAGGAGAAGGAATTATAATTATCACATTCATTACTATGAATGTTGTTTATGTGTCTCTTGTCAGAGCtcataataaataaatcatgctatttttaaatgatattcttCAGTCATTACTGCATTAATTCCAACTTGTGCCTGAAAatgcactttttattttcttatgactGATGCAACATTTTCATTAGAACACTTACCATTTTCTTTCATAGACTATTATCAACACACAGTCATGATTATCTTTCACCAAGTAAATATCATGTAAAAAGTGTTGTAATtgataattttgataattttctctACTGAAGGTTTTATGCTCTGTTGTTGGCTATATTTCACATACTCATTTTCTGCACTCAACTATTTCACTATTTTCATGGTTTCATTCACACACTGACCTAACAAAGCCATTAATGATTATTGATATGATTCAAAATTATTTGTGtgccttgtgctgtgctgtgcttagtcgctcagtcatgtccaactctttgcaaccccatggactctagcccaccaggttcctccatccatggggattctccagctaagaatattggagtgggttgccgtgctgtcctccagggcatcttcccaatccaaggatcgaacctgggtctcccacattgtgggtgggttctttaccttctgaaccacctgggaagcccaagaatactggagtgggtagcctatctttctcccagggatcttcctgacccaggaatcaaatcgggatctcctgcattgcaggcagattctttaccatttgagctaccagggaagcccatttgtgcGCCTTAGGATATTCTAACCACTGTGTTGCTTATTGCTTgttcttacttttctttctctcttccctttgttccttccttttgttctttttttttgtaaagtacAACTACATAGCCTCTTTCCTTATGTGAACATTTTCTTTGTATTGGACCATAGCCTACTTTCTGAAATTAATCAGCCCCTGAAT
The nucleotide sequence above comes from Bos javanicus breed banteng chromosome X, ARS-OSU_banteng_1.0, whole genome shotgun sequence. Encoded proteins:
- the LOC133243139 gene encoding putative MAGE domain-containing protein MAGEA13P, which gives rise to MPHSQKSQSHKLQVGLQAEKEAQGLVGSQVPVAEEKKATASLLSSLIQGTPEVVPTAGAQSVPQSSQGACFSSTTIEAIPLSKSNEGSSQEESPSSFQAPMFLLSDVLNKKLAQLVQLMRVKYVTKEPVTKAEILENVMKEHEDHFPVIFSKACECMEIVFGIEAKEVDPTSHSYVLQKTLGLTYDGMLNDGQSMPKTGFLIYILGVIFMEGNRATEERIWKVLNMIGVCAGQKDFIYGEPKKLITKDLVEEKYLEYHQVPNSDPPCYEFQWGPRAHAETSKMKILKFFSKVNGVDPTSFPYWYEEALRDEKERAAAGDANSAMASV